The sequence ATCGAGCGACGTTTCTGGTGGGTCGAGGCGATCAACAGGTCACGCTGCACGACCTCGAAACGGGCGAGCAGCTCGGCGCGCTGCGCGACTTGCAATCGTGGGTCAGCGTCGTCGCGGTCAGCAAAGATGGCAAGTGGGCCGTTTGCAACGAGGGATTGCATTGGTCGCTCTGGGACCTCGCTGCACGCCGGTGCATGCGCACGGTCGAAGCGCCGGCGATGCTCACGGAAGCGGTATTCTTATCGAATGGGGAGCTCGTGACATTGGATTGGTCCGGCATGGTGCGGCGGTACGTCATCGAGGCGCCCGCACCCGCGCCCACGATGGTGGCATTGCCGCGCCGTTCACGCGAGCTTGCGGCAGGACGCCAGGCTGTCGACGCAGCGCTTGCCGAATCTGCCGCAGCGCTCGATGAGGGCCGTATCGATGCAGCGCTCGCAGCAGCAAAGCGGGCACGTGACGCGCAAGGTTTCGAGCGCGCGCCGGATGTGCTCGCGCATTGGGAGCGTATCGCGCAGCGCGCGAAACGCATTGGCGTGCGAGCCGTTTGGCCTGTCGATCGTTGGGGTAAGGTGGATGCGTCGTCCGGGTTTGCGCTCGATCCTTCGCGCCGCTTTCTCGCAGCGCCGGACGAAAAGGGAAATGTGATCGTTTGGAAGCTCGATTCGCAAGGCACGCCCGAGCGCGCGCGTGAGATAGCATTTCCGGAAGACGAGCTTTCATCGCGTGCGCTTGCCTTTTCAATGGACGGCGGGCTCCTTGCAATCGGCACGTACATGCATCTGCACGTCGTCGATCTCGCGGGCGGCCCGATGCGCACGTCGACCGTGCCTCGAGGCTACGTGTCGGATGTTGCATTCGGTGGCCCGCAGGGAAGCCTCGTCGCTGCGCTCGACGATCACGGCCACGCCCATGTTTTTCGCGCAAATGACCTCGAACGAATCGCAACGGTGCGCGGGCCCGAAAACTGGACGAATGCTCTCGCATTTGCGGGTGATGATCGATTGCTGACCGGTGACTACGATGGTCACCTCATTGCATGGGACATCGCGAAAGCCGCCGAAAGCGGTTTTCTTCCCGGCGAATGGAACTCGGACGACAACCGAAAGCCGGAACCCGCACAAGCTTTCATTCGCGATTTCACGGGGTTCGCGATTGCCGGTTCGCGATCGATCTCCGCAATCCGGGTACGCAATGGGCACATCCATTATGGTTGTGCGGACAATGCGCTGCACGTTTTGGAGCTCGCGTCGGGAAAGCATGTTCTATCGCTCGAGGGCCACGGCGCCTCCGTTTCGTGTTTCGATTTCTTGGACGAGCATCACGTCGTGACCGGGAGTTTCGACAAGACGGTACGAATATTCGATTTGCGCAATGGCGCATGTTTGACCGTCGTCGAAGGACACACGCATACGATTTGGGACGTTGCGGTGCTCGGCCCAGGACGCTTCGTCACGGCGAGCGACGACGAACAGATCCGGCGGTTTCACGTAGATTGGGAGCTGGCGGAAAAAGACGCGCAAACGGCTTGATTCACGGCTTCCATCGGTCGGTCCCGAGCCGCAACGAGAGCAACCCCGGCGAACACTCTCGACATCGCGGATGAATTCTGCGAACCTCGGCGCATGGCTTATCGTTCGAGCGCTCGGGAGGAGCCCGAAATCGCACATGCGCCCGCAGGCGATTCGCTCACTCGTATCGATGTTTCCGGACGCGCAGGTATGCCCGGTGCACCTGGGCGACGTGGAGCCGACGGGTACGGCTCAGGTGCCGACGGCCAGTCCGGCGGACATGCCGGCCCCGCTGAACCGGGGCAACACGCGGGCATCATTCACGCGGTCTTGAGCCCCGATGCATCGAATGCCGCAAGCGTCCTCGTTGGAGGCAAATACACGACGGCCGACGGCCATCGCAGCCTGCTGGGCTTTGCGGTTCCCATGGGCGACGCCGGTTTCATCGATCTCGTGGCGCGTGGAGGCCTCGGAGGACGCGGCGGAGACGGAGGACGCGGCGGCGACGGCGCGACGGGATCGAGCGGTCGCGATGCAAGTCGATATTCGAGCGGCAGCGACGGCGGACCTGGAGGCGATGGCGGGCGTGGCGGCAATGGATCGAGCGGCGCGAGTGGCGGCTCGGGCGGCGCAATCGTCGTGGAAGTCGCCAAAGAGGACACGCATTTGTTGATGCTCGTCAGGCAAGGCGTCGAAGGAGGACCCGGCGGCGCGCCCGGATCGAATGGCGCCGGAGGCTCGGGCGGCTCGGGCGGCTCTGGAGGCAGCTCCTATTCGTGGACGGAGACCGAATCGTATACCGACAGCAATGGCGACACCCAAACGCGAACGACATACCATTCCAATCCGGGAGGTTCGTCCGGACGATCGGGCAACCGCGGCATGCCCGGGTCCGCATACCTGACCCCAGGCGCAGCCGGATCGAATGGCAGTTTCGTGATTCATGTTACGCACAATGGCGAAACCGCTGCATATCCGGATCGGTACGAATTACGGCTCCTCGGATTCGAGCATCGAAGCGACAATGACGATGGCATCTACGAGCCCGAAGAATCCATACACATTACGAACATCGAGGTGATGAACGTCGGCTCGATGCCGACGCCAGCGACGCGAGAAGTGCAGCTTTCGCTCCGGGAACAAGGCTGGATCATACCTGAAAAACAACATCTCGTCGTGCCATTTTCGCTTGGGCCTGGAAAGCGTCACGTCTTTGCTACGGAAAAACTCACGGCCAAACTCGGTGCATTTCACCCATCGAAACCATCGGATCCGCTCGCGCAAGAAGAGGTCGTGAGGCACAGAGCCTACGTGCCCGACGTGCGGCGTGAATTTTCCGCATACGAAAATGCGCGCAGTTTCGAGCTCGGGCGATTTTTGATTCGATTTCCCATCGAATCGTCCCCCATTGAAACGCTCTATTCGCTCGGCCCTGGACAAGCTGCACATCTTCGGTTTCGGATCACGAATACGTCGACTCGCCCGTACGGGGCCAATTCGCAGCTCGGACGTCGCATTACATTCCGACTCTTCTTTCACGAGAGCGAACTGGGCGACGAGGATCTTCTTTTTTTCGACGACACCGGCGCGCGCGTTCCACTGTCTCGAGGGTTTGCACGGGAAATTCCCGAACTATTGCCTGGACAATCCATCGTCATCGAAGGAGTCATTGCCATTTCGGAAAAAGCGCCATTTTATCGCGCGGGGCGAATGTGGCTTTCGCTCGAGCTCGGCGCCATTTCGGATCCTTCGCGACCGAAGCCGATTCAATATCGGGCTTTCGACGTCCGTGTTTCGCGTCCTTTCGATCGGCGCAGTCTCGGCGATGTGCTGCTCGTCGTCAACAATCGCACGGAAGCGGGAGAAGTCGAGGCTTGGCAACGGCTATGTTCGGCGCTTGGTTTGACCTGTTCCATCTACGATCTTTCGTTGGAAGGTGGATTCGATCTCGGAGGACAGGACAGCACGTTCATCGAAAAACTTCGCGATCGCACCGTCGTTTTCCTCAATCAACTCATGGATACGGCCAAGGGCGAACGCAAATCCATCCATTACGCTGCCAAAGGCGAGCTTTTCGATTTGTGCGCATCCGGCGGACGCGTTCATGTCGTTGGTGAAACGTTCAATTTCGAGCGCTTTTTGCTCCCCACGTTCGAGAGCGCCGAGTCCAAAGCCATCGTCCCCGCCCGATCGACGTACCTCGTGCATGAGAAGGGCAAACCTCGGCATACCTTGTCGGTGGGCGACGCGCCACATCAGCTCGAAATAACAAAATGGTCCATTTTTGGCCTGGGTTTCCCGAGCGAAAAGGCGCTTCGGAAGCGAGCGCTGTCATTGCATGAAAAACTCGAGCGACTCTACCCGGGCCGCCGTCACGTGCTCGTGTGGGAGCTCGAGCCAAAGCTCGTGAAAGATTACATCGTGGCGTCACGGTGGGACATGGGTCGCATATCGATCCATCGCTCGCTCGACGGAGTACCGGCATCCATTTCGGCGGCTTCGATGACAGGCCCCAAGCCAGATCAAATCAATGGCATTCTCCAGCACGACAATGTCATGCATTTCGTCCTTGCGTTGCCATTTACCGAAAAGCTCGGGCGGTTGGAGCTTCTCACGCAAACGTCGGCAAAATCCGCCATTCGAGGCGAATCCGAGGCTTCGACGGAAGCGCTCGAAGACATCCTTCTTCGTGCAATCGTCGTCGATTTGGTCGAAGAGCAGGTCGATCTCTTGCGACATGGGTGGTGCCAAGGCATGACGCCGCGGTCGCTCCGCGCAGCGCTCGTTTGCATGCGCGAGGTCTCGGGCAAGCTGTATTCGTCGATCAAGGGTTTGCCCGAGGTTCCTGCGCAAGCAGCGCTCGTGCGTATCTTGTCGAGCATGCACTTTTTTGCATCGAGCCAAGTGCGGGCTTGGGAATACGTGCCGCCTTTTCTTTTCGAGCGGCGGGCGCCGGTAATGCGCGGCGTGACGCTCGATTTGATCAGCGAGTGTATCGTGCGGGTTTTTGGAGGTACGGATCCCACGTCACCCGAGGGGAAGGAGCGAATTCGCGTCGCCAAAATCGCTGTCGAAACGGCACGCAAATCGCTCGCCAACAAATACAAGCAGGCAAAAAAGCAGCAAGAGTGGCTCGGCAACTGCGCCTCGTATGCGCGTGACCTTTTCCTCGCGCCGCTTTC is a genomic window of Polyangiaceae bacterium containing:
- a CDS encoding collagen-like protein, translated to MAYRSSAREEPEIAHAPAGDSLTRIDVSGRAGMPGAPGRRGADGYGSGADGQSGGHAGPAEPGQHAGIIHAVLSPDASNAASVLVGGKYTTADGHRSLLGFAVPMGDAGFIDLVARGGLGGRGGDGGRGGDGATGSSGRDASRYSSGSDGGPGGDGGRGGNGSSGASGGSGGAIVVEVAKEDTHLLMLVRQGVEGGPGGAPGSNGAGGSGGSGGSGGSSYSWTETESYTDSNGDTQTRTTYHSNPGGSSGRSGNRGMPGSAYLTPGAAGSNGSFVIHVTHNGETAAYPDRYELRLLGFEHRSDNDDGIYEPEESIHITNIEVMNVGSMPTPATREVQLSLREQGWIIPEKQHLVVPFSLGPGKRHVFATEKLTAKLGAFHPSKPSDPLAQEEVVRHRAYVPDVRREFSAYENARSFELGRFLIRFPIESSPIETLYSLGPGQAAHLRFRITNTSTRPYGANSQLGRRITFRLFFHESELGDEDLLFFDDTGARVPLSRGFAREIPELLPGQSIVIEGVIAISEKAPFYRAGRMWLSLELGAISDPSRPKPIQYRAFDVRVSRPFDRRSLGDVLLVVNNRTEAGEVEAWQRLCSALGLTCSIYDLSLEGGFDLGGQDSTFIEKLRDRTVVFLNQLMDTAKGERKSIHYAAKGELFDLCASGGRVHVVGETFNFERFLLPTFESAESKAIVPARSTYLVHEKGKPRHTLSVGDAPHQLEITKWSIFGLGFPSEKALRKRALSLHEKLERLYPGRRHVLVWELEPKLVKDYIVASRWDMGRISIHRSLDGVPASISAASMTGPKPDQINGILQHDNVMHFVLALPFTEKLGRLELLTQTSAKSAIRGESEASTEALEDILLRAIVVDLVEEQVDLLRHGWCQGMTPRSLRAALVCMREVSGKLYSSIKGLPEVPAQAALVRILSSMHFFASSQVRAWEYVPPFLFERRAPVMRGVTLDLISECIVRVFGGTDPTSPEGKERIRVAKIAVETARKSLANKYKQAKKQQEWLGNCASYARDLFLAPLSNPAFKRSTNVLRDPKSCIISSGQYVEARSKDQQLAGKRRVMMKRAASAREALLLEERCEELVARANRG